One window of the Doryrhamphus excisus isolate RoL2022-K1 chromosome 10, RoL_Dexc_1.0, whole genome shotgun sequence genome contains the following:
- the LOC131136630 gene encoding RNA-binding protein 10-like isoform X2, protein MDTEGRGGRGDRMGRYCNSHNDLNFRDMDYRGYGHDEEAADADCITGMNEDRPYIQSETSPDTLAGSREGDWGCGGPQMEHNIRIHKEEQRFPYAARMRKTFPVKPEEHGCSSEPDLSQEELDQRDQDYRADMDYNQKPSNIIMLRMLPPNATANEIRARLQEQGIQPREVRLMRNKSSGQSRGFAFVEFNLIQEATCWMETNQGVLLILGHRVSMHYSNPKPRANEDWLCNKCGVQNFKRRERCFKCSAPKSEAELKLPQLQKDFGQGLKKEGAQGLLPLPAPFHCSSLSVLPGQVAQQADVANDTLILRNLGPHTSVEAILSSLASFATLSPSNIRLIKDKHTHLNRGFAFLQLTTIVEASQLLQILQALQPPLCVDGKVVVVEFAKGSKRDVFLTDSSKVSAATVASTAIAAAQWAVTQNAQNGSAGGQGAEYSELYQQRAAITYNQGGNDYSVPDGLHFKVQADSRVSTLPNPGKPLMGVYTRGTTPVIPAKAATSCLGVVQQPPQHTPAAITKTASTTPAGQVEIVGKPQAAGASQPATPGTEHELQRYPLPDVSTYQYDESSGYYYDPLTGLYYDPNSQYYYNPHTQHFMYWEGEKHTYVPAPSGQSNTEGAPTGDCAAQVDSMFANNGSKEKKDKPKSKTAQQIAKDMERWAKTLNRHKENMRSVSSSPAAGSTDRRESASADAGYAVLEKKGALLERPQMFLDQLRQTESSPPQHPGLVPAYSAESDSEEEGGERDDKEGRLTDWAKLACLLCRRQFPSREALLRHQQLSELHKQNLEQKRMQESASKERCTEGLEAPHSKKRRLNSIDGITGSSLGARMLQGGVKKGLLLHNMQIE, encoded by the exons ATGGACACCGAGGGGAG GGGTGGGCGAGGTGATCGCATGGGTCGATATTGCAACAGCCATAATGACCTCAACTTTCGGGACATGGATTACCGTGGTTATGGCCACGACGAGGAGGCTGCAGATGCAGACTGTATTACCGGAATGAATGAGGACAGACCCTATATTCAGAGTGAAACATCTCCAGACACCTTAGCAG GAAGTAGAGAAGGTGACTGGGGTTGTGGTGGTCCACAAATGGAGCACAACATACGCATACACAAAGAGGAGCAAAGATTCCCGTATGCAGCAAGAATGAGAAAA ACATTTCCAGTCAAACCAGAGGAACATGGTTGTAGTTCTGAGCCAGATTTGTCTCAAGAGGAGCTGGATCAAAGGGACCAGGATTACCGTGCTGATATGGACTACAATCAAAAGCCCAGCAACATTATAATGCTTCGAATGCTCCCTCCCAACGCCACTGCTAATGAG ATCCGGGCAAGACTTCAGGAACAGGGGATCCAGCCTAGAGAGGTTCGGCTCATGAGGAACAAATCATCAG GTCAGAGCCGAGGATTCGCCTTCGTCGAGTTTAATCTCATACAGGAGGCCACCTGCTGGATGGAGACCAACCAG GGCGTGCTGTTGATTCTGGGACATCGGGTGTCGATGCACTACAGCAACCCGAAACCGCGAGCCAATGAGGACTGGCTTTGCAACAAG TGTGGTGTGCAAAACTTTAAGAGGAGGGAAAGGTGCTTCAAATGCAGCGCACCCAAATCGG aggcTGAACTGAAGTTGCCCCAGTTGCAAAAAGATTTTGGTCAAGGTCTTAAAAAGGAGGGAGCTCAAGGTTTGCTGCCCCTTCCGGCACCCTTTCACTGCTCTAGTCTTTCCGTCCTCCCGGGCCAAGTCGCACAGCAGGCGGATGTTGCCAACGACA CTCTGATACTCAGAAACCTCGGCCCGCACACGTCAGTGGAAGCCATTTTGTCCTCCTTGGCTTCATTTGCCACGCTGTCGCCTTCCAACATTCGCCTCATCAAGGACAAGCACACGCATCTCAACAGGGGCTTTGCTTTTCTGCAGCTCACCACCATCGTG GAGGCGTCCCAGCTGCTACAGATCTTGCAGGCTCTCCAACCACCTCTGTGTGTTGATGGGAAGGTGGTTGTTGTGGAGTTTGCCAAAGGTTCCAAACG AGATGTGTTTCTGACAGACAGCAGTAAAGTGAGTGCTGCTACGGTGGCCAGCACAGCAATTGCTGCAGCACAGTGGGCTGTCACACAG AATGCACAAAATGGTTCAGCTGGAGGGCAAGGCGCGGAATATAGTGAGCTGTATCAGCAGCGAGCGGCCATAACGTACAACCAGGGTGGTAATGACTATTCTGTGCCAGATGGGCTGCATTTTAAAGTCCAGGCAGACTCCAGGGTTTCTACATTGCCGAATCCAGGAAAACCCCTAATGGGGGTTTATACAAGAGGAACTACTCCAG TGATTCCAGCTAAGGCCGCGACATCCTGTCTAGGTGTTGTGCAGCAGCCTCCTCAACATACTCCGGCTGCCATCACCAAAACGGCTTCCACCACCCCAGCCGGCCAG gttgaaatagttggaaaaccaCAAGCGGCCGGTGCCAGCCAGCCTGCAACGCCAGGCACTGAACATGAGCTCCAACGATATC CTTTACCGGATGTATCTACATACCAATATGATGAAAGTTCTGGCTACTATTACGACCCGTTGACAGGACTGTATTATGACCCAAACTCACAG TACTATTACAACCCTCACACTCAGCATTTCATGTACTGGGAGGGAGAGAAGCACACATACGTTCCGGCACCTTCCGGCCAGTCAAACACAGAAGGTGCCCCCACTGGTGATTGTGCAGCCCAAGTGGACTCCATGTTTGCTAACAATGGCAGTAAGGAGAAAAAAGATAAACCCAAGAGTAAAACTGCTCAGCAG ATTGCCAAAGATATGGAGCGATGGGCCAAGACTCTGAACCGACATAAGGAGAACATGCGCTCGGTCTCTTCTTCCCCTGCAGCCGGTTCCACGGATCGCCGAGAATCTGCCAGCGCTGATGCAGGCTACgctgttttggaaaaaaag GGGGCGCTATTAGAACGGCCGCAGATGTTTCTGGACCAGCTCAGACAAACAGAA TCTTCGCCTCCTCAGCACCCGGGTCTTGTCCCAGCGTATAGCGCTGAAAGCGACAGCGAGGAAGAAGGAGGCGAGAGAGATGACAAGGAAGGGAGACTCACCGACTGGGCCAAACTGGCCTGTTTGCTGTGTAGGAGACAGTTTCCGAGCAGAGAGGCCCTTCTTCGCCACCAGCAGCTGTCCGAACTCCACAAG CAAAATCTGGAGCAGAAAAGAATGCAGGAAAGTGCAAGCAAAGAG aGATGTACAGAAGGACTGGAAGCACCTCACTCTAAGAAAAGGAGGTTGAACTCCAT CGACGGAATCACAGGATCAAGCCTCGGCGCCCGGATGCTCCAAGGAGGTGTGAAAAAGGGGCTTCTGTTGCACAATATGCAAATAGAGTAG
- the LOC131136630 gene encoding RNA-binding protein 10-like isoform X1, translated as MDTEGRGGRGDRMGRYCNSHNDLNFRDMDYRGYGHDEEAADADCITGMNEDRPYIQSETSPDTLAGSREGDWGCGGPQMEHNIRIHKEEQRFPYAARMRKTFPVKPEEHGCSSEPDLSQEELDQRDQDYRADMDYNQKPSNIIMLRMLPPNATANEIRARLQEQGIQPREVRLMRNKSSGQSRGFAFVEFNLIQEATCWMETNQGVLLILGHRVSMHYSNPKPRANEDWLCNKCGVQNFKRRERCFKCSAPKSEAELKLPQLQKDFGQGLKKEGAQGLLPLPAPFHCSSLSVLPGQVAQQADVANDTLILRNLGPHTSVEAILSSLASFATLSPSNIRLIKDKHTHLNRGFAFLQLTTIVEASQLLQILQALQPPLCVDGKVVVVEFAKGSKRDVFLTDSSKVSAATVASTAIAAAQWAVTQNAQNGSAGGQGAEYSELYQQRAAITYNQGGNDYSVPDGLHFKVQADSRVSTLPNPGKPLMGVYTRGTTPAAVIPAKAATSCLGVVQQPPQHTPAAITKTASTTPAGQVEIVGKPQAAGASQPATPGTEHELQRYPLPDVSTYQYDESSGYYYDPLTGLYYDPNSQYYYNPHTQHFMYWEGEKHTYVPAPSGQSNTEGAPTGDCAAQVDSMFANNGSKEKKDKPKSKTAQQIAKDMERWAKTLNRHKENMRSVSSSPAAGSTDRRESASADAGYAVLEKKGALLERPQMFLDQLRQTESSPPQHPGLVPAYSAESDSEEEGGERDDKEGRLTDWAKLACLLCRRQFPSREALLRHQQLSELHKQNLEQKRMQESASKERCTEGLEAPHSKKRRLNSIDGITGSSLGARMLQGGVKKGLLLHNMQIE; from the exons ATGGACACCGAGGGGAG GGGTGGGCGAGGTGATCGCATGGGTCGATATTGCAACAGCCATAATGACCTCAACTTTCGGGACATGGATTACCGTGGTTATGGCCACGACGAGGAGGCTGCAGATGCAGACTGTATTACCGGAATGAATGAGGACAGACCCTATATTCAGAGTGAAACATCTCCAGACACCTTAGCAG GAAGTAGAGAAGGTGACTGGGGTTGTGGTGGTCCACAAATGGAGCACAACATACGCATACACAAAGAGGAGCAAAGATTCCCGTATGCAGCAAGAATGAGAAAA ACATTTCCAGTCAAACCAGAGGAACATGGTTGTAGTTCTGAGCCAGATTTGTCTCAAGAGGAGCTGGATCAAAGGGACCAGGATTACCGTGCTGATATGGACTACAATCAAAAGCCCAGCAACATTATAATGCTTCGAATGCTCCCTCCCAACGCCACTGCTAATGAG ATCCGGGCAAGACTTCAGGAACAGGGGATCCAGCCTAGAGAGGTTCGGCTCATGAGGAACAAATCATCAG GTCAGAGCCGAGGATTCGCCTTCGTCGAGTTTAATCTCATACAGGAGGCCACCTGCTGGATGGAGACCAACCAG GGCGTGCTGTTGATTCTGGGACATCGGGTGTCGATGCACTACAGCAACCCGAAACCGCGAGCCAATGAGGACTGGCTTTGCAACAAG TGTGGTGTGCAAAACTTTAAGAGGAGGGAAAGGTGCTTCAAATGCAGCGCACCCAAATCGG aggcTGAACTGAAGTTGCCCCAGTTGCAAAAAGATTTTGGTCAAGGTCTTAAAAAGGAGGGAGCTCAAGGTTTGCTGCCCCTTCCGGCACCCTTTCACTGCTCTAGTCTTTCCGTCCTCCCGGGCCAAGTCGCACAGCAGGCGGATGTTGCCAACGACA CTCTGATACTCAGAAACCTCGGCCCGCACACGTCAGTGGAAGCCATTTTGTCCTCCTTGGCTTCATTTGCCACGCTGTCGCCTTCCAACATTCGCCTCATCAAGGACAAGCACACGCATCTCAACAGGGGCTTTGCTTTTCTGCAGCTCACCACCATCGTG GAGGCGTCCCAGCTGCTACAGATCTTGCAGGCTCTCCAACCACCTCTGTGTGTTGATGGGAAGGTGGTTGTTGTGGAGTTTGCCAAAGGTTCCAAACG AGATGTGTTTCTGACAGACAGCAGTAAAGTGAGTGCTGCTACGGTGGCCAGCACAGCAATTGCTGCAGCACAGTGGGCTGTCACACAG AATGCACAAAATGGTTCAGCTGGAGGGCAAGGCGCGGAATATAGTGAGCTGTATCAGCAGCGAGCGGCCATAACGTACAACCAGGGTGGTAATGACTATTCTGTGCCAGATGGGCTGCATTTTAAAGTCCAGGCAGACTCCAGGGTTTCTACATTGCCGAATCCAGGAAAACCCCTAATGGGGGTTTATACAAGAGGAACTACTCCAG CTGCAGTGATTCCAGCTAAGGCCGCGACATCCTGTCTAGGTGTTGTGCAGCAGCCTCCTCAACATACTCCGGCTGCCATCACCAAAACGGCTTCCACCACCCCAGCCGGCCAG gttgaaatagttggaaaaccaCAAGCGGCCGGTGCCAGCCAGCCTGCAACGCCAGGCACTGAACATGAGCTCCAACGATATC CTTTACCGGATGTATCTACATACCAATATGATGAAAGTTCTGGCTACTATTACGACCCGTTGACAGGACTGTATTATGACCCAAACTCACAG TACTATTACAACCCTCACACTCAGCATTTCATGTACTGGGAGGGAGAGAAGCACACATACGTTCCGGCACCTTCCGGCCAGTCAAACACAGAAGGTGCCCCCACTGGTGATTGTGCAGCCCAAGTGGACTCCATGTTTGCTAACAATGGCAGTAAGGAGAAAAAAGATAAACCCAAGAGTAAAACTGCTCAGCAG ATTGCCAAAGATATGGAGCGATGGGCCAAGACTCTGAACCGACATAAGGAGAACATGCGCTCGGTCTCTTCTTCCCCTGCAGCCGGTTCCACGGATCGCCGAGAATCTGCCAGCGCTGATGCAGGCTACgctgttttggaaaaaaag GGGGCGCTATTAGAACGGCCGCAGATGTTTCTGGACCAGCTCAGACAAACAGAA TCTTCGCCTCCTCAGCACCCGGGTCTTGTCCCAGCGTATAGCGCTGAAAGCGACAGCGAGGAAGAAGGAGGCGAGAGAGATGACAAGGAAGGGAGACTCACCGACTGGGCCAAACTGGCCTGTTTGCTGTGTAGGAGACAGTTTCCGAGCAGAGAGGCCCTTCTTCGCCACCAGCAGCTGTCCGAACTCCACAAG CAAAATCTGGAGCAGAAAAGAATGCAGGAAAGTGCAAGCAAAGAG aGATGTACAGAAGGACTGGAAGCACCTCACTCTAAGAAAAGGAGGTTGAACTCCAT CGACGGAATCACAGGATCAAGCCTCGGCGCCCGGATGCTCCAAGGAGGTGTGAAAAAGGGGCTTCTGTTGCACAATATGCAAATAGAGTAG
- the LOC131136630 gene encoding RNA-binding protein 10-like isoform X3, with translation MEHNIRIHKEEQRFPYAARMRKTFPVKPEEHGCSSEPDLSQEELDQRDQDYRADMDYNQKPSNIIMLRMLPPNATANEIRARLQEQGIQPREVRLMRNKSSGQSRGFAFVEFNLIQEATCWMETNQGVLLILGHRVSMHYSNPKPRANEDWLCNKCGVQNFKRRERCFKCSAPKSEAELKLPQLQKDFGQGLKKEGAQGLLPLPAPFHCSSLSVLPGQVAQQADVANDTLILRNLGPHTSVEAILSSLASFATLSPSNIRLIKDKHTHLNRGFAFLQLTTIVEASQLLQILQALQPPLCVDGKVVVVEFAKGSKRDVFLTDSSKVSAATVASTAIAAAQWAVTQNAQNGSAGGQGAEYSELYQQRAAITYNQGGNDYSVPDGLHFKVQADSRVSTLPNPGKPLMGVYTRGTTPAAVIPAKAATSCLGVVQQPPQHTPAAITKTASTTPAGQVEIVGKPQAAGASQPATPGTEHELQRYPLPDVSTYQYDESSGYYYDPLTGLYYDPNSQYYYNPHTQHFMYWEGEKHTYVPAPSGQSNTEGAPTGDCAAQVDSMFANNGSKEKKDKPKSKTAQQIAKDMERWAKTLNRHKENMRSVSSSPAAGSTDRRESASADAGYAVLEKKGALLERPQMFLDQLRQTESSPPQHPGLVPAYSAESDSEEEGGERDDKEGRLTDWAKLACLLCRRQFPSREALLRHQQLSELHKQNLEQKRMQESASKERCTEGLEAPHSKKRRLNSIDGITGSSLGARMLQGGVKKGLLLHNMQIE, from the exons ATGGAGCACAACATACGCATACACAAAGAGGAGCAAAGATTCCCGTATGCAGCAAGAATGAGAAAA ACATTTCCAGTCAAACCAGAGGAACATGGTTGTAGTTCTGAGCCAGATTTGTCTCAAGAGGAGCTGGATCAAAGGGACCAGGATTACCGTGCTGATATGGACTACAATCAAAAGCCCAGCAACATTATAATGCTTCGAATGCTCCCTCCCAACGCCACTGCTAATGAG ATCCGGGCAAGACTTCAGGAACAGGGGATCCAGCCTAGAGAGGTTCGGCTCATGAGGAACAAATCATCAG GTCAGAGCCGAGGATTCGCCTTCGTCGAGTTTAATCTCATACAGGAGGCCACCTGCTGGATGGAGACCAACCAG GGCGTGCTGTTGATTCTGGGACATCGGGTGTCGATGCACTACAGCAACCCGAAACCGCGAGCCAATGAGGACTGGCTTTGCAACAAG TGTGGTGTGCAAAACTTTAAGAGGAGGGAAAGGTGCTTCAAATGCAGCGCACCCAAATCGG aggcTGAACTGAAGTTGCCCCAGTTGCAAAAAGATTTTGGTCAAGGTCTTAAAAAGGAGGGAGCTCAAGGTTTGCTGCCCCTTCCGGCACCCTTTCACTGCTCTAGTCTTTCCGTCCTCCCGGGCCAAGTCGCACAGCAGGCGGATGTTGCCAACGACA CTCTGATACTCAGAAACCTCGGCCCGCACACGTCAGTGGAAGCCATTTTGTCCTCCTTGGCTTCATTTGCCACGCTGTCGCCTTCCAACATTCGCCTCATCAAGGACAAGCACACGCATCTCAACAGGGGCTTTGCTTTTCTGCAGCTCACCACCATCGTG GAGGCGTCCCAGCTGCTACAGATCTTGCAGGCTCTCCAACCACCTCTGTGTGTTGATGGGAAGGTGGTTGTTGTGGAGTTTGCCAAAGGTTCCAAACG AGATGTGTTTCTGACAGACAGCAGTAAAGTGAGTGCTGCTACGGTGGCCAGCACAGCAATTGCTGCAGCACAGTGGGCTGTCACACAG AATGCACAAAATGGTTCAGCTGGAGGGCAAGGCGCGGAATATAGTGAGCTGTATCAGCAGCGAGCGGCCATAACGTACAACCAGGGTGGTAATGACTATTCTGTGCCAGATGGGCTGCATTTTAAAGTCCAGGCAGACTCCAGGGTTTCTACATTGCCGAATCCAGGAAAACCCCTAATGGGGGTTTATACAAGAGGAACTACTCCAG CTGCAGTGATTCCAGCTAAGGCCGCGACATCCTGTCTAGGTGTTGTGCAGCAGCCTCCTCAACATACTCCGGCTGCCATCACCAAAACGGCTTCCACCACCCCAGCCGGCCAG gttgaaatagttggaaaaccaCAAGCGGCCGGTGCCAGCCAGCCTGCAACGCCAGGCACTGAACATGAGCTCCAACGATATC CTTTACCGGATGTATCTACATACCAATATGATGAAAGTTCTGGCTACTATTACGACCCGTTGACAGGACTGTATTATGACCCAAACTCACAG TACTATTACAACCCTCACACTCAGCATTTCATGTACTGGGAGGGAGAGAAGCACACATACGTTCCGGCACCTTCCGGCCAGTCAAACACAGAAGGTGCCCCCACTGGTGATTGTGCAGCCCAAGTGGACTCCATGTTTGCTAACAATGGCAGTAAGGAGAAAAAAGATAAACCCAAGAGTAAAACTGCTCAGCAG ATTGCCAAAGATATGGAGCGATGGGCCAAGACTCTGAACCGACATAAGGAGAACATGCGCTCGGTCTCTTCTTCCCCTGCAGCCGGTTCCACGGATCGCCGAGAATCTGCCAGCGCTGATGCAGGCTACgctgttttggaaaaaaag GGGGCGCTATTAGAACGGCCGCAGATGTTTCTGGACCAGCTCAGACAAACAGAA TCTTCGCCTCCTCAGCACCCGGGTCTTGTCCCAGCGTATAGCGCTGAAAGCGACAGCGAGGAAGAAGGAGGCGAGAGAGATGACAAGGAAGGGAGACTCACCGACTGGGCCAAACTGGCCTGTTTGCTGTGTAGGAGACAGTTTCCGAGCAGAGAGGCCCTTCTTCGCCACCAGCAGCTGTCCGAACTCCACAAG CAAAATCTGGAGCAGAAAAGAATGCAGGAAAGTGCAAGCAAAGAG aGATGTACAGAAGGACTGGAAGCACCTCACTCTAAGAAAAGGAGGTTGAACTCCAT CGACGGAATCACAGGATCAAGCCTCGGCGCCCGGATGCTCCAAGGAGGTGTGAAAAAGGGGCTTCTGTTGCACAATATGCAAATAGAGTAG
- the LOC131136630 gene encoding RNA-binding protein 10-like isoform X4 produces the protein MCQQIRARLQEQGIQPREVRLMRNKSSGQSRGFAFVEFNLIQEATCWMETNQGVLLILGHRVSMHYSNPKPRANEDWLCNKCGVQNFKRRERCFKCSAPKSEAELKLPQLQKDFGQGLKKEGAQGLLPLPAPFHCSSLSVLPGQVAQQADVANDTLILRNLGPHTSVEAILSSLASFATLSPSNIRLIKDKHTHLNRGFAFLQLTTIVEASQLLQILQALQPPLCVDGKVVVVEFAKGSKRDVFLTDSSKVSAATVASTAIAAAQWAVTQNAQNGSAGGQGAEYSELYQQRAAITYNQGGNDYSVPDGLHFKVQADSRVSTLPNPGKPLMGVYTRGTTPAAVIPAKAATSCLGVVQQPPQHTPAAITKTASTTPAGQVEIVGKPQAAGASQPATPGTEHELQRYPLPDVSTYQYDESSGYYYDPLTGLYYDPNSQYYYNPHTQHFMYWEGEKHTYVPAPSGQSNTEGAPTGDCAAQVDSMFANNGSKEKKDKPKSKTAQQIAKDMERWAKTLNRHKENMRSVSSSPAAGSTDRRESASADAGYAVLEKKGALLERPQMFLDQLRQTESSPPQHPGLVPAYSAESDSEEEGGERDDKEGRLTDWAKLACLLCRRQFPSREALLRHQQLSELHKQNLEQKRMQESASKERCTEGLEAPHSKKRRLNSIDGITGSSLGARMLQGGVKKGLLLHNMQIE, from the exons ATGTGTCAACAGATCCGGGCAAGACTTCAGGAACAGGGGATCCAGCCTAGAGAGGTTCGGCTCATGAGGAACAAATCATCAG GTCAGAGCCGAGGATTCGCCTTCGTCGAGTTTAATCTCATACAGGAGGCCACCTGCTGGATGGAGACCAACCAG GGCGTGCTGTTGATTCTGGGACATCGGGTGTCGATGCACTACAGCAACCCGAAACCGCGAGCCAATGAGGACTGGCTTTGCAACAAG TGTGGTGTGCAAAACTTTAAGAGGAGGGAAAGGTGCTTCAAATGCAGCGCACCCAAATCGG aggcTGAACTGAAGTTGCCCCAGTTGCAAAAAGATTTTGGTCAAGGTCTTAAAAAGGAGGGAGCTCAAGGTTTGCTGCCCCTTCCGGCACCCTTTCACTGCTCTAGTCTTTCCGTCCTCCCGGGCCAAGTCGCACAGCAGGCGGATGTTGCCAACGACA CTCTGATACTCAGAAACCTCGGCCCGCACACGTCAGTGGAAGCCATTTTGTCCTCCTTGGCTTCATTTGCCACGCTGTCGCCTTCCAACATTCGCCTCATCAAGGACAAGCACACGCATCTCAACAGGGGCTTTGCTTTTCTGCAGCTCACCACCATCGTG GAGGCGTCCCAGCTGCTACAGATCTTGCAGGCTCTCCAACCACCTCTGTGTGTTGATGGGAAGGTGGTTGTTGTGGAGTTTGCCAAAGGTTCCAAACG AGATGTGTTTCTGACAGACAGCAGTAAAGTGAGTGCTGCTACGGTGGCCAGCACAGCAATTGCTGCAGCACAGTGGGCTGTCACACAG AATGCACAAAATGGTTCAGCTGGAGGGCAAGGCGCGGAATATAGTGAGCTGTATCAGCAGCGAGCGGCCATAACGTACAACCAGGGTGGTAATGACTATTCTGTGCCAGATGGGCTGCATTTTAAAGTCCAGGCAGACTCCAGGGTTTCTACATTGCCGAATCCAGGAAAACCCCTAATGGGGGTTTATACAAGAGGAACTACTCCAG CTGCAGTGATTCCAGCTAAGGCCGCGACATCCTGTCTAGGTGTTGTGCAGCAGCCTCCTCAACATACTCCGGCTGCCATCACCAAAACGGCTTCCACCACCCCAGCCGGCCAG gttgaaatagttggaaaaccaCAAGCGGCCGGTGCCAGCCAGCCTGCAACGCCAGGCACTGAACATGAGCTCCAACGATATC CTTTACCGGATGTATCTACATACCAATATGATGAAAGTTCTGGCTACTATTACGACCCGTTGACAGGACTGTATTATGACCCAAACTCACAG TACTATTACAACCCTCACACTCAGCATTTCATGTACTGGGAGGGAGAGAAGCACACATACGTTCCGGCACCTTCCGGCCAGTCAAACACAGAAGGTGCCCCCACTGGTGATTGTGCAGCCCAAGTGGACTCCATGTTTGCTAACAATGGCAGTAAGGAGAAAAAAGATAAACCCAAGAGTAAAACTGCTCAGCAG ATTGCCAAAGATATGGAGCGATGGGCCAAGACTCTGAACCGACATAAGGAGAACATGCGCTCGGTCTCTTCTTCCCCTGCAGCCGGTTCCACGGATCGCCGAGAATCTGCCAGCGCTGATGCAGGCTACgctgttttggaaaaaaag GGGGCGCTATTAGAACGGCCGCAGATGTTTCTGGACCAGCTCAGACAAACAGAA TCTTCGCCTCCTCAGCACCCGGGTCTTGTCCCAGCGTATAGCGCTGAAAGCGACAGCGAGGAAGAAGGAGGCGAGAGAGATGACAAGGAAGGGAGACTCACCGACTGGGCCAAACTGGCCTGTTTGCTGTGTAGGAGACAGTTTCCGAGCAGAGAGGCCCTTCTTCGCCACCAGCAGCTGTCCGAACTCCACAAG CAAAATCTGGAGCAGAAAAGAATGCAGGAAAGTGCAAGCAAAGAG aGATGTACAGAAGGACTGGAAGCACCTCACTCTAAGAAAAGGAGGTTGAACTCCAT CGACGGAATCACAGGATCAAGCCTCGGCGCCCGGATGCTCCAAGGAGGTGTGAAAAAGGGGCTTCTGTTGCACAATATGCAAATAGAGTAG